In Corvus moneduloides isolate bCorMon1 chromosome 12, bCorMon1.pri, whole genome shotgun sequence, the following proteins share a genomic window:
- the KLHL36 gene encoding kelch-like protein 36, with the protein MEGTRQSRICRPHKISESSKVYRWDDHSSLVLQSLNEQRHRGLFCDIVLVVDEQRVPAHRNLLAVCSDYFNSMFTIGMREAHQKEVELFGASYIGLKAVVDFLYGSELSLDGGNIDYVLETAHLLQIWKVVDFCCEYLENEVSEENYLYLQELASIYNLKRLDSYIDSFILQNFGTLSFTPDFLQNISLQKLCQYLDSSDVQQECEHDLLQAALQWLTQYPERENEAYQVLDNIHFPLIPKSDLLHRVKPAVCSLLPKEANCEGFIEEAVNYHNNVTAQPVLQTKRTALRTCEERLLFVGGEVSERCLELCDDTCFLDTRKGQWVAETPLPARRSHHCVAVLGGFIFIAGGSFSRDNGGDAASNLLYRYDPRCNQWIKVASMRQRRVDFYLGAITDMLVAVGGRNENGALSSVETYSPQKDSWTYIAGLPRFTYGHAGTVYKEFVYISGGHDYQIGPYRKNLLCYDYRTDVWEEKRPMITARGWHSMCTLQDNIYSIGGSDDNIETMARFDILSVESYSPQCNQWTRVAPLLQANSESGVAVWEGKIYILGGYSWEEAVFSKTVQVYDKEKNKWCKGTDLPKAIAGVSACVCALKPKTEDKKKKTKTKKHQDRGR; encoded by the exons ATGGAGGGAACCCGGCAGAGCAGGATCTGCCGCCCGCACAAGATAAGTGAATCCTCAAAG GTGTACAGGTGGGATGACCACTCCAGTCTGGTTCTGCAGAGCCTGAACGAGCAGAGGCACCGAGGCCTCTTCTGTGACATTGTGCTGGTGGTGGATGAGCAGAGGGTCCCGGCCCACCGGAACCTCCTCGCCGTGTGCAGTGACTACTTCAACTCCATGTTCACCATCGGCATGAGAGAGGCCCACCAGAAGGAGGTGGAGCTTTTCGGAGCCTCCTACATCGGTCTCAAGGCTGTGGTGGATTTCCTGTATGGCAGCGAACTGTCTCTGGATGGAGGAAATATCGACTACGTGCTCGAGACAGCTCACCTGCTGCAGATCTGGAAGGTGGTGGACTTTTGCTGCGAGTACCTGGAGAACGAAGTCAGCGAGGAGAACTACCTGTACCTGCAGGAGCTGGCCTCCATCTACAACCTGAAGCGCCTTGACTCCTACATCGACTCCTTCATCCTGCAGAACTTTGGCACACTGTCCTTCACCCCGGACTTCCTGCAGAACATTTCCTTGCAGAAGCTGTGCCAGTACCTGGACAGCAGCGACGTGCAGCAGGAGTGTGAGCACGAcctgctgcaggctgccctGCAGTGGCTCACGCAGTACCCGGAGCGGGAGAACGAGGCTTACCAGGTGCTGGACAACATCCACTTCCCCTTGATCCCCAAGAGCGACCTCCTGCACCGAGTGAAGCCCGCTGTGTGCTCGCTGCTGCCCAAGGAAGCCAACTGTGAGGGGTTCATAGAGGAGGCAGTGAACTACCACAACAACGTGACGGCGCAGCCGGTGCTGCAGACCAAGCGCACGGCCCTGCGCACCTGCGAGGAGCGGCTGCTCTTCGTGGGCGGGGAGGTGTCGGAGCGCTGCCTGGAGCTCTGTGATGACACCTGCTTCCTGGACACCAGGAAGGGGCAGTGGGTGGCTGAAACCCCTCTGCCAGCCCGGCGGAGTCACCACTGTGTCGCAGTCTTGGGAGGCTTCATCTTCATAGCCGGGGGCAGCTTTTCACGGGACAATGGAGGGGATGCGGCGTCAAATCTCCTATATAGGTATGATCCCCGCTGTAACCAGTGGATAAAG GTTGCCTCCATGAGACAGCGACGAGTCGATTTCTACCTGGGAGCGATCACTGACATGCTGGTGGCTGTTGGTGGCAGGAATGAAAACGGGGCCCTGTCTTCAGTTGAGACCTACAGCCCTCAGAAGGACTCCTGGACCTACATAGCAGGACTGCCCAG GTTCACCTACGGCCACGCTGGCACAGTCTACAAGGAATTCGTGTACATTTCAGGAGGCCACGATTACCAGATCGGCCCCTACAGAAAGAACCTGCTGTGCTACGATTACCGCACGGATGTGTGGGAGGAGAAGAGGCCCATGATCACTGCCAGGGGGTGGCACAGCATGTGCACCTTGCAGGACAACATCTACTCCATTGGCGGCAGCGACGACAACATCGAAACCATGGCTCGGTTTGACATCCTCAGCGTGGAGTCCTACAGCCCCCAGTGCAACCAGTGGACCAGAGTGGCCCCTCTGCTGCAAGCCAACAGCGAGTCGGgggtggcagtttgggaaggCAAGATTTACATCCTCGGAGGCTACAGCTGGGAGGAAGCTGTCTTCTCCAAAACAGTCCAGGTCTAtgacaaggagaaaaataagtggTGCAAAGGGACGGACTTGCCCAAAGCGATTGCCGGAGTGTCCGCATGTGTCTGTGCCCTGAAACCCAAAACagaggacaaaaagaaaaagacaaaaacaaaaaaacatcaAGATCGAGGAAGATGA